CCCAACTGCTCTGGTTCGTCGATCATTTTCCCGCCTTCTTCGATGAACACGGATGCGCGCAAGCGAGTTGATCCGCGGTGAAGAAAATCCTGATCGTCGATGACCAGAGCGATATCTGCCGGCTGATTGAAGTCGTGCTGAGCAGGGAGGGGCGAGCCTTTGTCCATGCCCAGAATGGCGAAGCCGGCGTGGCCCTGGCGCGCAGCGAGCAACCCGACCTGATCCTCATGGATCTGATGATGCCCGGTCGCCTCGACGGCTTTCAGGCGATCCGCGCCATTCGCGACGACGCAAGCATCCGCCAGTGTCCCATCATTGCCATGACGGCCCGCCAGTTTGATGCCAAGGATCGGGAAAAAGCCGAGAGTTTCGGTGTGCAGGCCTGGCTGTGCAAGCCCTTCGTCATCCGTGAGCTGCGCCAGGTTGTGGAGAGCTTACTGTCCTAGGTTTTGTTTCAGATCGTTATAGGCATGCTCCAGATTGCCTTCGAGAAACTGGCGAAACCCGGCGTAGTGCTCGTAACGCGGCAGGGAAAAGAGTTTCTTCGCCTCCTCCAATGAATGGCCCTCCTCGATGAGGCGCAGAACTTCCGAGAGAAACGCCCGCAGGTAGTTCTTGAACTCCGTCAGATCATTGCGATCGCCCACCATCCCATAGCCCGGCACGATCTTGTCGGCGCGCAACCGCTCCAGAAACTCCAGCGCCAGCACCCAATCCTGCATGCTCCCGTCGCCCAAAAAACCCGCG
This window of the Geoalkalibacter sp. genome carries:
- a CDS encoding response regulator → MKKILIVDDQSDICRLIEVVLSREGRAFVHAQNGEAGVALARSEQPDLILMDLMMPGRLDGFQAIRAIRDDASIRQCPIIAMTARQFDAKDREKAESFGVQAWLCKPFVIRELRQVVESLLS